A stretch of Miscanthus floridulus cultivar M001 chromosome 13, ASM1932011v1, whole genome shotgun sequence DNA encodes these proteins:
- the LOC136500920 gene encoding isoamylase SU1, chloroplastic-like — protein sequence MAQLPCVSAPRPLLAVPAGRWRAGVRARSNAAVAGSGRGRGRLRAASARPVATVVQAEQDDSEEEVMVEERYALGGACRVLAGMPAPLGATALHGGVNFAVYSSGASAASLCLFTPDDLKADTVTEEVPLDPLLNRTGNVWHVFIHGDQLHDMLYGYRFDGVFAPERGQYYDVSNVVVDPYAKAVVNRGQYGVPAPGDNCWPQMAGMIPLPYSTFDWQGDLPLRYHQKDLVIYEMHLRGFTKHDSSNTKHPGTYIGAVSKLDHLKELGVNCIELMPCHEFNELEYFSSSSKMNFWGYSTINFFSPMARYSSNGIRDSGRGAINEFKTFVREAHKRGIEVIMDVVFNHTAEGNEKGPILSFRGIDNSTYYMLAPKGEFYNYSGCGNTFNCNHPVVREFIVDCLRYWVTEIHVDGFRFDLASIMTRGCSLWDPVNVYGSPMEGDMITTGTPLVAPPLVDMISNDPILGYVKLIAEAWDAGGLYQVGQFPHWNVWSEWNGKYRDTVRQFIKGTDGFAGAFAECLCGSPQLYQAGGRKPWHSINFVCAHDGFTLADLVTYNNKYNLSNGEDNRDGENHNLSWNCGEEGEFASLSVRRLRKRQMRNFFVCLMVSQGVPMFYMGDEYGHTKGGNNNTYCHDHYVNYFHWDKKEEQSSDLYRFCRLMTKFRKECESLGLEDFPTSERLQWHGHQPGKPDWSKASRFVAFTMKDETKGEIYVAFNTSHLPVVVGLPERPGFRWEPVVDTGKEAPYDFLTDGMPDRAVTVYQFSHFLNSNLYPMLSYSSIILVLRPDV from the exons ATGGCGCAGCTCCCCTGCGTCTCGGCGCCGCGCCCGCTGCTCGCCGTGCCCGCGGGGCggtggcgcgccggcgtgcgggcGCGGTCCAATGCGGCGGTAGCGGGAtcagggcgggggcgggggcggctcCGCGCCGCCTCGGCGCGGCCCGTGGCCACGGTGGTGCAGGCGGAGCAGGATGACAGCGAggaggaggtgatggtggaggagaGGTACGCGCTGGGCGGCGCGTGCAGGGTGCTCGCGGGAATGCCCGCGCCGCTGGGGGCCACCGCGCTCCACGGCGGGGTCAACTTCGCCGTCTACTCCAGCGGCGCCTCCGCCGCGTCGCTCTGCCTCTTCACCCCGGACGACCTCAAGGCG GATACGGTGACTGAGGAGGTGCCCCTTGATCCCCTGCTCAACCGGACGGGAAACGTGTGGCACGTGTTCATCCATGGGGACCAGCTGCACGACATGCTCTACGGATACAGGTTCGATGGCGTGTTTGCCCCTGAGCGCGGACAGTACTATGATGTGTCCAACGTCGTGGTGGATCCGTACGCTAAG GCAGTGGTAAACCGAGGTCAATATGGTGTGCCTGCGCCTGGTGATAATTGTTGGCCTCAAATGGCTGGTATGATCCCTCTTCCCTATAGTACG TTTGACTGGCAAGGCGACCTACCCCTGAGGTATCATCAGAAGGACCTTGTCATCTATGAAATGCATTTGCGTGGGTTCACAAAGCATGATTCAAGCAACACAAAACACCCAGGAACTTACATTGGTGCTGTGTCAAAGCTTGACCATCTAAAG GAACTTGGAGTCAATTGTATAGAGTTAATGCCCTGCCATGAGTTCAATGAGCTAGAGTACTTCAGCTCCTCTTCCAA GATGAACTTCTGGGGATATTCCACAATAAATTTTTTCTCACCAATGGCAAGATATTCGTCAAATGGCATAAGAGACTCTGGACGCGGTGCCATAAATGAATTTAAAACTTTTGTAAGGGAGGCCCACAAACGGGGAATTGAG GTGATCATGGATGTTGTCTTCAATCATACGGCTGAAGGTAATGAGAAAGGCCCAATATTATCCTTTAGGGGGATAGACAATAGTACATACTACATGCTTGCACCTAAG GGAGAGTTTTATAATTATTCTGGTTGTGGAAATACCTTCAACTGTAATCATCCTGTAGTCCGTGAATTTATAGTGGATTGCTTGAG ATACTGGGTAACAGAAATACATGTTGATGGTTTTCGTTTTGACCTTGCATCTATAATGACCAGAGGATGCAG TCTATGGGATCCAGTTAATGTGTATGGAAGTCCAATGGAAGGTGACATGATTACAACAGGGACACCTCTTGTTGCCCCACCACTTGTTGACATGATTAGCAATGACCCAATTCTTGGATATGTCAAG CTCATTGCTGAAGCATGGGATGCAGGAGGCCTCTATCAAGTAGGTCAATTTCCTCACTGGAACGTTTGGTCAGAGTGGAATGGAAAG TATCGCGATACCGTGCGTCAGTTCATCAAAGGCACAGATGGATTTGCTGGTGCTTTTGCTGAATGCCTATGTGGAAGTCCACAGTTATACCAG GCAGGGGGGAGGAAGCCTTGGCACAGTATCAACTTTGTATGTGCACACGATGGATTTACACTGGCTGATTTGGTCACATACAATAACAAGTACAACTTGTCAAATGGTGAGGACAACAGAGATGGAGAAAACCACAATCTTAGCTGGAATTGTGGGGAG GAAGGAGAATTTGCAAGTTTGTCAGTCCGAAGATTAAGAAAGAGGCAAATGCGCAATTTCTTTGTTTGTCTTATGGTTTCTCAG GGAGTTCCAATGTTCTACATGGGCGATGAATATGGTCACACAAAGGGAGGAAACAACAATACATATTGCCATGACCATTAT GTCAATTATTTCCATTGGGATAAAAAGGAAGAACAATCCTCTGATTTGTACAGATTCTGTCGCCTCATGACCAAATTCCGCAA GGAATGTGAATCTCTTGGTCTTGAGGACTTCCCGACTTCAGAACGGTTGCAATGGCACGGTCATCAGCCTGGGAAGCCTGATTGGTCGAAGGCAAGCCGATTCGTTGCCTTTACCATG AAGGATGAAACCAAAGGCGAGATCTATGTGGCCTTCAACACCAGCCACCTGCCAGTGGTCGTCGGGCTTCCAGAGCGCCCTGGGTTCCGATGGGAGCCGGTGGTGGACACGGGCAAGGAAGCACCGTATGACTTCCTCACTGACGGTATGCCGGATCGTGCTGTCACCGTCTACCAATTCTCTCATTTCCTCAATTCCAACCTCTACCCTATGCTCAGCTACTCTTCTATCATCCTTGTATTACGCCCTGATGTCTAA